A window of the Brassica napus cultivar Da-Ae chromosome A2, Da-Ae, whole genome shotgun sequence genome harbors these coding sequences:
- the BNAA02G07210D gene encoding uncharacterized protein BNAA02G07210D, which translates to MEGKGRVGSSSSSSFTAEVFGFKDPSPPSSSSGIFSSIFPHPSKDVARDGPSFKHGPQAQRRESSTTQGDRVEPCHLSSSLYYGGQDVYSRSTTNQTYPSVKNERLRSGEGDANGQNSQDVSRGNWWQGSLYY; encoded by the exons ATGGAAGGTAAAGGACGAGTAGGATCATcaagttcttcttctttcacCGCCGAAGTCTTTGGCTTCAAAGATCCTTCGCCgccatcttcttcctctggaATCTTCTCTTCCATTTTCCCTCATCCCTCCAAG GACGTTGCAAGAGATGGTCCAAGCTTCAAACATGGCCCACAAG CTCAACGTAGAGAATCTTCAACTACGCAAGGAGACAGAGTTGAGCCATGTCATCTAAGCTCTTCTCTTTACTACGGTGGTCAAGACGTATACTCTCGATCCACCACCAACCAAACTTACCCTTCA GTAAAAAACGAGCGTCTTAGAAGCGGAGAAGGCGATGCTAATGGACAGAACTCGCAAGATGTTTCAAGAGGAAACTGGTGGCAAGGTTCTCTTTATTACTGA
- the LOC106387207 gene encoding D-inositol 3-phosphate glycosyltransferase-like — protein MARENPLMSFSFSLRYLCHFTLLISVLSFVSFLFRHNTTLCSFPYDHNPNTDHTFDHTHDNETIDLLTFSSAWNHLTFSPSKPNKILKIAVVVKKWPQKSQAGGLERHALTLHLALANRGHEVHVFTAASPSFPEYGLKNLRFHLSEPTSGGYLDQASLSQELQTQNASGRPFDVVHTESVGLLHTRAKNLPNVVASWHGIAYETFHSDIIQELLRQADVAAGAEAEQPPPSAPALTERAKRVVEEVKFFQRYAHHVATSDHCGDVLKRIYMIPEERVHIVLNGVDESVFKPDVSKRESFRERFGVRSVAKNREPPLVLGIAGRLVKDKGHPLMLSALKRVFEENKKARENVVVLVAGDGPWGNRYKELGSSNVIVLGPLDQEKLAEFYNAIDVFVNPTLRAQGLDHTLLEAMVSGKPVLATRLASITGSVVVGPHLGYTFSPNVESLAEAISRVVSDGREELERKGKEARKRSLRLFTASKMADAYERLFLCISDKSYCTIQA, from the exons ATGGCTAGAGAAAACCCACTGATGAGTTTCTCCTTCAGTCTCAGATACCTCTGTCACTTCACTCTCCTCATCTCTGTCCTCTCTTTCGTCTCTTTCCTCTTCAGACACAACACCACACTCTGTTCTTTTCCTTACGACCACAATCCCAACACTGATCACACATTCGACCACACCCACGACAACGAAACCATCGATCTTCTTACCTTCTCTTCCGCTTGGAACCATCTCACTTTCTCCCCGTCCAAACCGAACAAGATTCTCAAGATCGCTGTAGTGGTTAAAAAATGGCCGCAGAAATCACAAGCTGGTGGGCTCGAGAGGCACGCGCTTACGCTGCACCTCGCTCTAGCTAATCGTGGCCATGAGGTTCATGTTTTCACCGCAGCGTCTCCGTCCTTCCCTGAGTATGGACTGAAAAATCTTCGGTTTCATCTCTCTGAGCCAACCTCCGGTGGATATCTCGATCAAGCTTCCCTCTCGCAAGAGCTTCAG ACGCAGAACGCTAGTGGAAGACCATTTGATGTGGTTCACACAGAGAGCGTCGGGCTTCTCCACACACGAGCCAAGAACCTCCCAAACGTGGTCGCGTCGTGGCATGGTATCGCTTACGAGACGTTTCATTCCGACATAATCCAAGAACTCCTCCGTCAAGCGGACGTCGCCGCCGGAGCAGAAGCAGAACAGCCACCGCCTTCCGCTCCAGCTCTTACGGAGCGAGCGAAGCGTGTCGTGGAGGAAGTCAAGTTCTTCCAACGTTACGCTCACCACGTGGCAACTAGCGATCACTGCGGCGACGTGCTCAAGAGGATCTACATGATTCCCGAGGAACGCGTCCACATCGTACTAAACGGCGTCGACGAGAGCGTTTTCAAACCTGACGTTTCGAAACGCGAGAGTTTCAGAGAGAGATTCGGCGTTAGAAGCGTCGCCAAGAACAGAGAGCCTCCTCTGGTTCTTGGAATCGCGGGGAGGTTGGTTAAAGACAAAGGCCATCCTTTGATGTTATCAGCTTTGAAACGTGTGTttgaagaaaacaagaaagcgCGAGAAAACGTCGTCGTTTTAGTGGCGGGAGATGGTCCATGGGGGAACAGATATAAAGAACTCGGGTCTAGTAACGTGATCGTTCTTGGACCGTTGGATCAAGAAAAGCTAGCGGAGTTCTACAATGCCATCGATGTGTTTGTGAACCCGACGCTTCGAGCTCAGGGGCTTGATCACACTCTTTTGGAAGCTATGGTTTCAGGCAAACCAGTCTTAGCCACGAGGCTAGCGAGTATCACTGGGTCCGTGGTCGTTGGTCCGCATTTGGGATACACTTTCTCGCCCAACGTGGAGTCTCTCGCGGAGGCGATTTCACGAGTTGTTAGTGATGGAAGAGAGGAGCTGGAGAGGAAAGGCAAGGAGGCACGTAAACGATCGTTGAGGCTTTTCACTGCGTCTAAAATGGCTGATGCGTATGAGAGGTTGTTTCTTTGCATTTCGGATAAGAGTTACTGTACAATACAAGCTTGA